One Bosea sp. 685 DNA segment encodes these proteins:
- a CDS encoding AMP-binding protein has translation MTTQLPAGPDTVFAAFADAAARHAQKPFLRVLPETARAYGIAAGDLGYGQADQAITRLREAYGRAGYGHGHRLGILLENRPAFFLHWFALNGLGVSLVPINPDMRAAELEYLIGHSGIVAALAIASRHGDIAAAAQAIGRAIQVFGPDDAPAPISAPAPKAGPPDRDSECALLYTSGTTGRPKGCVLPNEYFLYAGHWYAGISGLIAMAQGAERMLTPLPVFHMNAMAYSAMAMVTTGGCLIALDRFHPRSWWDSVRESGATIVHYLGVMPPMLMSATESPQDTAHSVRFGFGAGVDQALHEPFEQRFGFPLIEAWAMTETGAGAVIVASQEPRHIGERCFGRPGSEVEACVVTETGAEAGIDQPGELLVRHAGPEPRYGFFREYLKDPEATAQAWAGGWFHTGDVVRRGADGSLHFIDRKKNVIRRSGENISAVEVESVLMQHPAVRQVAVAATPDPVRGDEVFACIVLEPGQVLEHDQVLGPDQAADAALAADIVSWCLSRLAYYKAPGYVAFVPAVPLTSTQKIQRGGLKELVEASLGTPSCIDTRALKKRVAA, from the coding sequence ATGACGACGCAATTGCCGGCGGGCCCCGACACCGTCTTCGCCGCTTTCGCGGACGCTGCGGCGCGGCATGCGCAGAAGCCTTTCCTGCGCGTGCTACCGGAAACGGCGCGGGCCTACGGCATTGCAGCCGGCGACCTCGGCTATGGGCAGGCGGATCAGGCGATCACGCGGCTGCGCGAGGCTTATGGCCGGGCCGGCTACGGCCATGGCCACCGCCTCGGCATCCTGCTCGAGAACCGGCCGGCCTTCTTCCTGCACTGGTTTGCGCTGAATGGGCTCGGCGTCTCGCTTGTTCCGATCAATCCGGACATGCGCGCAGCCGAGCTCGAATATCTGATCGGGCATTCCGGGATCGTGGCGGCGCTCGCCATCGCGTCACGCCACGGCGATATCGCTGCTGCCGCGCAGGCGATCGGGCGAGCGATCCAGGTTTTCGGGCCCGACGACGCGCCCGCCCCGATCAGCGCGCCTGCGCCGAAAGCCGGCCCGCCGGACCGGGACAGCGAATGCGCCCTACTCTACACCTCCGGCACCACCGGTCGGCCCAAGGGCTGCGTGCTGCCGAACGAATATTTCCTCTATGCCGGCCACTGGTATGCCGGGATCAGCGGCCTCATCGCCATGGCGCAGGGTGCGGAGCGGATGCTGACGCCATTGCCGGTCTTCCACATGAACGCGATGGCCTATTCCGCGATGGCGATGGTGACGACGGGCGGCTGCCTGATCGCGCTCGACCGCTTCCATCCGCGCAGCTGGTGGGACAGCGTGCGCGAGAGCGGCGCGACCATCGTGCATTATCTCGGCGTGATGCCGCCAATGCTGATGAGCGCCACCGAGAGCCCGCAGGACACGGCTCACTCGGTTCGTTTCGGTTTCGGCGCGGGCGTCGACCAGGCGTTGCATGAGCCGTTCGAGCAGCGTTTCGGCTTTCCGCTGATCGAGGCCTGGGCGATGACCGAGACCGGGGCCGGCGCCGTGATCGTCGCCTCCCAGGAGCCGCGCCATATCGGCGAGCGCTGCTTCGGCCGGCCCGGCAGCGAGGTCGAGGCGTGCGTCGTCACCGAGACCGGCGCGGAGGCTGGGATCGATCAACCCGGCGAATTGCTGGTGCGCCACGCCGGGCCTGAGCCACGCTACGGCTTCTTCCGCGAATACCTCAAGGATCCCGAGGCGACGGCGCAGGCCTGGGCCGGCGGCTGGTTCCATACCGGCGACGTCGTCCGGCGCGGCGCTGACGGCTCGCTGCATTTCATCGACCGCAAGAAGAACGTCATCCGCCGCTCCGGCGAGAACATCTCCGCCGTCGAGGTTGAGAGCGTGCTGATGCAGCATCCGGCGGTCCGGCAGGTCGCGGTGGCGGCGACGCCCGACCCGGTGCGTGGCGACGAGGTGTTCGCCTGTATCGTGCTCGAGCCTGGCCAAGTCCTTGAACACGACCAAGTCCTTGGTCCCGACCAGGCTGCGGATGCCGCGCTCGCCGCCGACATCGTCAGCTGGTGTCTGTCGCGCCTCGCCTATTACAAGGCGCCGGGCTATGTCGCCTTCGTGCCGGCCGTGCCGCTGACCTCGACCCAGAAGATCCAGCGCGGCGGGCTGAAGGAATTGGTCGAAGCCTCGCTGGGTACCCCGTCCTGTATCGATACCCGCGCGCTGAAGAAGCGGGTGGCGGCCTGA
- a CDS encoding ABC transporter substrate-binding protein codes for MKTSLRLTIALAGTILATSAARADITVGFVTALSGPGASIGIPYAKGMAAAYEYVATVNGEKVRLIQLDDTSDPSTAARNARKLVEEEKVDILIGTAQAPAAIAMMAVSAELKVPMISVAPVVVPPTTDRWGIAVPQLPSLMFKAVTDRMTKDGVKSLAFIGFSDAWGDLVYTGAKAAEDRSEVKLVANERYARTDTSVTGQVLKIVAARPDAVFNGGSATQGALPLLALAERGYKGKIYGTPALLNADFIRVGGKAAEGILVSAGPVIVAEQLPDTHFSKKLSLAFRASYLKVNGTETTDGFSAYSFDAWLIFTEAAKRAMAKAKPGTPEFRTALKDEIFATKELAGVHAIYNFKPDSAYGVDERSLVLVRLSNGTWKYEP; via the coding sequence GTGAAAACCAGCCTTCGCCTGACAATCGCCCTGGCCGGGACGATCCTGGCCACCTCCGCAGCCCGGGCCGACATCACCGTCGGCTTCGTCACCGCGCTGAGCGGGCCTGGCGCCTCGATCGGCATTCCCTACGCCAAGGGCATGGCCGCAGCCTATGAATATGTCGCCACCGTCAATGGCGAGAAGGTCAGGCTGATCCAGCTCGACGACACCTCCGATCCATCGACGGCCGCGCGCAATGCCCGCAAGCTCGTCGAGGAGGAGAAGGTCGACATCCTGATCGGCACGGCGCAGGCGCCCGCGGCCATCGCGATGATGGCCGTCTCCGCCGAACTCAAGGTTCCGATGATTTCCGTGGCGCCGGTCGTGGTGCCGCCGACCACTGACCGCTGGGGCATCGCCGTCCCGCAATTGCCGAGCCTGATGTTCAAGGCCGTCACCGACCGCATGACCAAGGACGGCGTCAAGAGCCTGGCCTTCATCGGCTTCTCCGATGCCTGGGGCGATCTGGTCTATACCGGCGCCAAGGCGGCCGAGGATCGCAGCGAGGTCAAGCTCGTCGCCAATGAGCGCTATGCGCGCACCGACACCTCGGTGACCGGCCAGGTCCTGAAGATCGTCGCGGCGCGGCCCGATGCGGTGTTCAATGGCGGCTCCGCGACGCAAGGGGCGCTGCCGCTGCTGGCGCTGGCCGAGCGCGGCTACAAGGGCAAGATCTACGGGACGCCGGCCCTGCTGAACGCGGATTTCATCCGCGTCGGCGGCAAGGCCGCCGAGGGCATCCTCGTCTCGGCCGGCCCGGTGATCGTCGCCGAGCAGCTCCCGGATACGCATTTCAGCAAGAAGCTCTCGCTTGCCTTCCGCGCCAGCTATCTCAAGGTCAACGGCACGGAAACGACCGACGGCTTCTCGGCCTATTCCTTCGACGCCTGGCTGATCTTCACCGAAGCCGCCAAGCGCGCCATGGCGAAGGCCAAGCCCGGCACGCCGGAGTTCAGGACCGCGCTCAAGGATGAGATCTTCGCGACCAAGGAACTGGCCGGCGTCCACGCCATCTACAATTTCAAGCCGGATTCCGCCTATGGCGTCGACGAGCGCAGCCTCGTGCTGGTCAGGCTGAGCAACGGCACCTGGAAATACGAGCCCTGA
- a CDS encoding branched-chain amino acid ABC transporter permease, whose product MTSDIAAILAIDGIASGAIYVLIAIGFVLIFAVTRVIFVPFGDIAAFTGLTLAALETKQLPGTMGLVALLALLATAMQISADLRAGAAKAIPYTLLFYLGLPLVPVLLMWLAAGAALAMPVRIALSLLLILPISPLLDRIVFRPIADASVLLLLTVAMALHFALVGLGLLFFGPEGVRTQPLTDASLEVAGMLVSLQTFMIVASAVLFSGLLYAFFGYTITGKALRATAVNRTGARLVGIRPARAGTIAYLLASVLAGISGILISPVTTIFYDSGFLFGLRAFVGAIIGAMVSYPITALGAVLVGLLESFASFWSSAFKEVIVFSFLIPVLLWRSLTVGEAEDEAEE is encoded by the coding sequence ATGACCAGTGACATCGCTGCCATTCTGGCCATAGACGGCATCGCGAGTGGCGCCATCTACGTGCTCATCGCGATCGGCTTCGTGCTGATCTTCGCTGTGACGCGCGTCATCTTCGTGCCCTTCGGCGATATCGCCGCCTTCACGGGGCTGACGCTCGCCGCCCTGGAGACCAAGCAACTGCCGGGCACGATGGGGCTCGTCGCCTTGCTGGCGCTGCTCGCCACCGCGATGCAGATCAGCGCCGATCTGCGCGCGGGAGCGGCGAAAGCCATTCCCTATACGCTGCTGTTCTACCTCGGCTTGCCGCTTGTGCCGGTGCTGCTGATGTGGCTGGCGGCGGGGGCGGCGCTGGCCATGCCGGTGCGCATCGCCCTGTCGCTGCTCCTGATCCTGCCGATCTCGCCCTTGCTCGACCGGATCGTTTTCCGCCCGATCGCCGATGCCTCGGTCCTGCTGCTGCTCACCGTCGCCATGGCGCTGCATTTCGCCCTGGTCGGGCTGGGCCTGCTGTTCTTCGGCCCCGAGGGCGTCCGGACGCAACCGCTGACGGATGCGAGCCTGGAGGTCGCAGGCATGCTGGTCTCGCTCCAGACCTTCATGATCGTCGCGAGCGCCGTGCTGTTCAGCGGGCTTCTCTACGCCTTCTTCGGCTATACCATCACCGGCAAGGCGCTTCGCGCGACGGCGGTCAACCGCACCGGCGCACGCCTCGTCGGCATCAGGCCGGCCCGTGCCGGCACGATCGCCTATCTCTTGGCCTCGGTGCTGGCCGGGATCTCCGGCATCCTGATCTCGCCGGTGACCACGATCTTCTACGATTCCGGCTTTCTCTTCGGTCTGCGCGCCTTCGTCGGCGCCATCATCGGGGCGATGGTGAGCTATCCGATCACGGCGCTCGGCGCCGTCCTCGTCGGCCTGCTGGAGAGCTTTGCATCCTTCTGGAGCAGCGCTTTCAAGGAGGTCATCGTGTTTTCGTTCCTCATCCCCGTGCTGCTGTGGCGCTCGCTCACCGTGGGAGAGGCTGAGGATGAGGCCGAAGAATGA
- a CDS encoding branched-chain amino acid ABC transporter ATP-binding protein/permease: MSPLQIRLIVAGSVALLAAAPFYMNPFSITLLNYIGIYGLVALGLVLLTGIGGMMSFGQAAFVGIGAYATAWASAVQGYSPWLGLVLAVVLTCCVAAALGALTLRLGGHFLALSTVAWGLSIYFLFGTIDGLGQHNGIANVPPISLGSVALVASWQIFYLIWAVVLGALLLSYNLLDSRAGRAMRALRGGNLLVESLGIDAFRTRLATFVIAALFAALSGWLYAHLSRFVSPAPFEVHVGIDYLMMAMVGGATELLGAVVGAALVTLSKNSIQDYLPLIAKGASGQLEIVAFSIIFIVFLQRARGGIVPAITRLLPSLRVETPREAPPLSSRAKPAPGTPLLSVEAAERRFGGLVAVDKVSFQLEAGQILGLIGPNGAGKSTMFNLLTGALRCNEGKIVFLGQDITRAPQREIARAGIARTFQHVKLRPKMTLLDNVLLGTHPRTHAGFLSGAFGLDRTEEAQARFAARQQLERVGLGDKLFELAGNLPLGNQRVLEIARALASDPVLLVLDEPAAGLRRQEKQALAALLRSLRSEHLTILLVEHDMEFVMGLVDRIVVMNFGCKLCEGEPAEVRRDPRVQDAYLGGTA, encoded by the coding sequence ATGAGCCCGCTCCAGATCCGCCTGATCGTGGCCGGCAGCGTTGCTCTGCTGGCGGCCGCGCCGTTCTACATGAACCCCTTCAGCATCACCTTGCTGAACTATATCGGCATCTACGGCCTCGTCGCGCTCGGGCTCGTCCTGCTGACCGGGATCGGCGGCATGATGTCGTTCGGCCAGGCCGCCTTCGTCGGGATCGGCGCCTATGCGACCGCCTGGGCGAGCGCGGTGCAGGGCTATTCGCCCTGGCTCGGCCTGGTGCTGGCGGTCGTCCTGACCTGCTGCGTCGCGGCCGCTTTGGGCGCGCTGACATTGCGGCTTGGCGGTCATTTCCTGGCGCTCAGCACCGTGGCCTGGGGATTGTCGATCTATTTCCTGTTCGGCACCATCGATGGGCTCGGCCAGCATAACGGCATCGCCAATGTTCCGCCGATCTCGCTCGGCTCGGTTGCGCTGGTGGCGAGCTGGCAGATCTTCTACCTGATCTGGGCGGTGGTCCTGGGCGCGCTCCTGCTGTCGTACAACCTGCTGGATTCCCGCGCCGGGCGGGCCATGCGGGCGCTGCGCGGCGGCAATCTCCTGGTCGAGAGCCTGGGAATCGACGCCTTCCGCACCAGGCTCGCGACCTTCGTCATCGCCGCGCTATTTGCAGCCCTCTCAGGCTGGCTTTACGCCCATCTCAGCCGCTTCGTCAGCCCGGCGCCTTTCGAGGTTCATGTCGGCATCGACTATCTGATGATGGCGATGGTCGGCGGCGCGACCGAACTGCTCGGCGCGGTCGTTGGAGCAGCGCTCGTCACCCTGTCGAAGAACAGCATCCAGGACTATCTGCCGCTGATCGCCAAGGGCGCGTCTGGCCAATTGGAGATCGTGGCGTTCTCGATCATCTTCATCGTCTTCCTGCAGCGTGCGCGCGGCGGCATCGTTCCGGCGATCACGAGGTTGCTCCCGAGCCTGCGGGTCGAGACGCCGCGAGAGGCTCCGCCGCTGTCATCCCGGGCCAAGCCCGCCCCGGGCACGCCGCTGCTCAGCGTCGAGGCGGCGGAACGCCGCTTCGGCGGGTTGGTCGCCGTCGACAAGGTCAGCTTCCAATTGGAGGCCGGCCAGATCCTCGGACTGATCGGCCCCAACGGCGCCGGCAAGAGCACGATGTTCAACCTCCTGACCGGTGCCCTGCGCTGCAATGAAGGCAAGATCGTCTTCCTGGGCCAGGACATCACCCGCGCGCCCCAGCGCGAGATCGCTCGCGCCGGCATTGCGCGCACCTTCCAGCACGTCAAACTGCGCCCGAAAATGACCCTGCTCGACAATGTCCTGCTCGGCACCCATCCGCGCACGCATGCGGGCTTCCTGAGCGGCGCCTTCGGGCTCGACCGCACTGAGGAGGCGCAAGCGCGCTTCGCCGCCAGGCAACAGCTCGAACGCGTCGGGCTCGGCGACAAGCTGTTCGAGCTTGCCGGCAACCTGCCGCTCGGCAACCAGCGCGTGCTCGAGATCGCCAGGGCGCTCGCCTCCGACCCTGTCCTCCTGGTGCTGGACGAGCCGGCGGCCGGATTGCGCCGCCAGGAAAAGCAGGCGCTTGCCGCACTGCTCAGATCGCTGCGCTCGGAACATCTCACCATCCTGCTCGTCGAGCACGACATGGAATTCGTTATGGGGCTGGTCGACAGGATCGTGGTGATGAATTTCGGCTGCAAGCTCTGCGAGGGCGAGCCCGCCGAGGTCCGGCGCGATCCGCGGGTGCAGGATGCCTATCTCGGGGGGACGGCCTGA
- a CDS encoding aromatic ring-hydroxylating dioxygenase subunit alpha gives MARYQGNVEAVRSLVRETEVHRDVYIDEEVFRLEMEHIFANTWVYVGHDSQVPNIGDYYGTNIGTQPVLMVRHTDMSVKVLHNRCPHKGTRITTEACGNTGKFFRCPYHAWSFRTDGSLLAIPLKKGYENTGLEQSHAGKGMSPVADVRNYRGFVFAKLNAGGLDFEEFFGESLSSFDNMVDRSPAGRLEVAGGVLRYMHNCNWKMLVENQTDTCHPMVAHESSAGTAIDVWKNAPPGTKKPMAVEIYAPFMAPYEFFEGMGIRVWPNGHGHTGVHHSIHSDYTAVPGYFEQMVAAYGEDRAKAILDENRHNTVYFPNLMIKGPIQLIRVFKPIAADKTLVESWTFRLVDAPDMLLERTLMYNRLINAPTSVVGHDDLEMYERAQEGLHVDANQWVNLQRLYDPAEQADVTAETNGTTEWQMRNQFRAWSKFMTMSM, from the coding sequence ATGGCGCGATATCAGGGCAATGTCGAGGCGGTCAGGAGCCTCGTGCGCGAGACCGAGGTTCACCGCGACGTCTATATCGACGAGGAGGTGTTCCGGCTCGAGATGGAGCACATCTTCGCCAATACCTGGGTCTATGTCGGCCATGACAGCCAGGTGCCCAATATCGGCGATTATTACGGCACGAATATCGGCACGCAGCCGGTCCTGATGGTGCGCCACACCGACATGTCGGTGAAGGTCCTGCATAATCGCTGCCCGCATAAGGGCACGCGCATCACCACCGAGGCCTGCGGCAATACCGGCAAGTTCTTCCGCTGCCCCTATCACGCCTGGAGTTTCCGGACCGACGGCTCCCTGCTCGCGATCCCGCTGAAGAAGGGCTACGAGAACACCGGGCTGGAACAGAGCCATGCCGGCAAGGGCATGAGCCCGGTCGCGGATGTGCGCAACTACCGCGGCTTCGTCTTCGCCAAGCTGAACGCTGGCGGTCTCGATTTCGAGGAATTCTTCGGCGAGAGCCTGTCGAGCTTCGACAATATGGTCGATCGCTCGCCGGCCGGGCGGCTCGAAGTCGCCGGCGGCGTGCTGCGCTACATGCACAACTGCAACTGGAAGATGCTGGTCGAGAACCAGACCGATACCTGCCATCCGATGGTGGCGCATGAATCCTCCGCCGGCACCGCGATCGATGTCTGGAAGAACGCGCCGCCCGGCACGAAGAAGCCAATGGCGGTGGAGATCTACGCGCCCTTCATGGCGCCTTACGAGTTCTTCGAGGGCATGGGCATCCGCGTCTGGCCCAACGGCCACGGCCATACCGGCGTACACCACTCGATCCATTCCGATTATACGGCCGTGCCCGGCTATTTCGAGCAGATGGTCGCGGCCTATGGCGAGGACCGCGCCAAGGCGATCCTCGACGAGAACCGGCACAACACCGTCTATTTCCCCAATCTGATGATCAAGGGCCCGATCCAGCTCATCCGCGTCTTCAAGCCGATCGCGGCGGACAAGACGCTGGTCGAGAGCTGGACCTTCCGGCTGGTCGATGCGCCCGACATGCTGCTGGAGCGGACGCTGATGTATAATCGGCTGATCAATGCGCCGACCTCCGTCGTCGGCCATGACGATCTCGAAATGTATGAGCGCGCCCAGGAGGGCCTGCATGTCGACGCCAACCAGTGGGTCAACCTGCAGCGGCTCTACGACCCCGCCGAGCAGGCGGATGTGACGGCCGAGACCAACGGCACGACGGAGTGGCAGATGCGCAATCAGTTCCGCGCCTGGTCTAAGTTCATGACAATGTCGATGTGA
- a CDS encoding aromatic-ring-hydroxylating dioxygenase subunit beta yields the protein MTAPTHQDLIDFVVREARLIDQHRFEEWLDLFAEDGHYWMPLEWGQTDARLTTSLMYEDKLLLKIRVERLKGNRTFSQKPKSRCHHVLQTPQVDKHDPAGNAYVTWTPMHYVETRLDEQQLYAAWATHMLAVEDGKLKIKLKRVDIVNCDAAFGNIQLFM from the coding sequence ATGACCGCTCCGACACATCAGGACCTGATCGATTTCGTCGTCCGGGAAGCCCGGCTGATCGACCAGCATCGTTTCGAGGAATGGCTCGATCTCTTCGCCGAGGACGGCCATTACTGGATGCCGCTCGAGTGGGGGCAGACCGATGCGCGATTGACGACCTCGCTGATGTATGAGGACAAGCTGCTCCTGAAGATCCGGGTCGAGCGATTGAAGGGCAACCGCACCTTCAGCCAGAAGCCGAAGAGCCGCTGCCATCACGTCCTGCAGACGCCGCAGGTCGACAAGCACGACCCGGCCGGCAACGCATACGTCACCTGGACCCCGATGCATTATGTCGAGACCAGGCTCGACGAGCAGCAGCTCTACGCCGCCTGGGCGACACATATGCTCGCGGTCGAGGACGGCAAGCTGAAGATCAAGCTGAAGCGGGTCGACATCGTCAATTGCGACGCCGCCTTCGGCAATATCCAGCTGTTCATGTGA
- a CDS encoding alpha/beta hydrolase: protein MPKPNSKPMLMSKPCPEIERRFVATPSARIHIAMAGEGEPLLLLHQTPRSWDEYRDVLPLLGRHYRAIAMDTVGFGDSQALPAGQDSIESWAACAFDLLDALGLPEAALIGHHTGSAIAIEMAAARPERIPALVLSAPPYVDAARRAKYADKAVIDGATPGADGAHLLALWRMRQPFYPAGDIALLERFMIDALKAGRLAAEGHRVVNRYVMEARLPLLGCPTLVIAPTADPHAYPVAGKVADAIAGASLVEIAGGMVPLPDQMPEAFTDAVLAFLEQHLPLRS from the coding sequence ATGCCCAAGCCGAATTCGAAGCCGATGTTGATGTCGAAACCATGCCCCGAGATCGAGCGCCGCTTCGTGGCGACGCCATCCGCCCGCATCCACATCGCCATGGCCGGCGAAGGCGAGCCGCTGCTCCTGCTGCACCAGACGCCGCGCTCCTGGGACGAGTATCGTGACGTCCTGCCGCTGCTCGGCCGGCACTATCGTGCCATTGCGATGGATACGGTCGGCTTTGGCGATTCCCAGGCATTGCCTGCCGGCCAGGATTCGATCGAGAGCTGGGCGGCCTGCGCGTTCGACCTGCTCGACGCGCTCGGGCTGCCTGAGGCCGCGCTCATCGGCCATCACACCGGCTCGGCCATCGCGATCGAAATGGCGGCGGCACGCCCGGAGCGGATCCCGGCGCTGGTGCTCTCGGCGCCGCCTTATGTCGATGCGGCCAGGCGCGCCAAATACGCCGACAAGGCGGTGATCGACGGGGCTACGCCCGGCGCAGATGGCGCGCATCTCCTCGCGCTCTGGCGGATGCGCCAGCCCTTCTATCCCGCGGGCGACATTGCGCTGCTCGAGCGCTTCATGATCGATGCGCTCAAGGCCGGCCGGCTCGCCGCTGAGGGCCACCGCGTCGTCAACCGCTACGTCATGGAGGCGCGCCTGCCATTGCTTGGTTGCCCCACCCTCGTCATCGCGCCGACCGCCGACCCGCACGCCTATCCCGTCGCCGGAAAAGTCGCCGACGCCATCGCCGGCGCGAGCCTGGTCGAGATCGCGGGCGGCATGGTGCCCCTGCCCGACCAGATGCCCGAGGCCTTTACTGATGCCGTGCTCGCTTTCCTGGAGCAGCATCTGCCGCTCCGGAGCTGA
- a CDS encoding aspartate/glutamate racemase family protein, with product MRILWQSFVDAAQNAPYLERLSAYLNDIAAPGTTVDIAGISPPDRDFGRLTEFRCAALAIDRCIEAEAQHYDAFVMGHFQDPGLYEARSAVRIPVVGAGEATLHFAAQLGRRLALVSIDPVFEVWHYEQAERYGLRERISGVTGLGFAPEDFNPAFAGDEAALARMRAVFDEKARPLVAAGADVVIAAGVLPALLLCRARGYKVGHAPVVNCAAVALKAAEMAIALHRLDGIEPSRGPSFALAPERAVADFRHFVAKGRRDD from the coding sequence ATGCGCATCCTGTGGCAGAGCTTCGTCGATGCGGCGCAGAACGCGCCTTATCTCGAGCGCCTGTCGGCCTATCTCAATGACATTGCGGCGCCGGGAACCACGGTCGACATCGCCGGAATATCCCCGCCTGATCGCGATTTCGGCCGGCTGACCGAATTCCGCTGCGCAGCGCTGGCCATCGACCGCTGCATCGAGGCTGAAGCGCAGCACTATGATGCCTTCGTCATGGGCCATTTCCAGGATCCCGGGCTCTATGAGGCGCGGTCCGCTGTGCGCATTCCGGTGGTCGGCGCCGGCGAGGCGACCCTGCATTTCGCCGCCCAGCTCGGGCGGCGGCTGGCCCTGGTCTCGATCGATCCGGTCTTCGAGGTCTGGCATTACGAACAGGCCGAGCGCTACGGCCTGCGCGAGCGCATCAGTGGAGTGACCGGGCTCGGCTTCGCGCCCGAGGATTTCAACCCGGCCTTCGCCGGCGATGAAGCGGCGCTCGCGCGGATGCGGGCGGTCTTCGATGAGAAGGCGCGCCCGCTGGTTGCGGCGGGCGCCGACGTCGTCATTGCGGCGGGCGTCCTGCCGGCGCTGCTTTTATGCCGCGCACGCGGTTACAAGGTCGGCCACGCGCCCGTCGTCAATTGCGCGGCCGTCGCGCTCAAGGCGGCCGAGATGGCTATCGCCCTGCATCGCCTCGACGGCATCGAGCCGAGCCGGGGTCCGAGTTTCGCCTTGGCGCCGGAGCGCGCCGTCGCCGATTTCAGGCATTTCGTGGCGAAAGGGCGCCGGGATGACTGA
- a CDS encoding PDR/VanB family oxidoreductase has product MSTSERLDLVVTESCALTPSIRALRLADPTGATLPGWTPGSHVKVRLPDGDERSYSLVNHCADRTATAAPQAYRLGVRLEEAGQGGSRHMHALKAGDRVSLSHPANHFPLERCEQPVVLVAGGIGVTPILSMAATLQAEERPYRFLYAGRSRDQLAFLPEIEALAGPALSLHADDVSGLFDIAGLMASLREEPLYLCGPTPMIEAAITAAKALGWSEGRLRFEIFAAPVPVAGDQPFEVVLKSSGRRYQIPADKSILDVLIEAGEDPLHDCKRGDCGICQIGVIEGVPDHRDFILSDSEKAAGKLMQICVSRAKTPSLVLDL; this is encoded by the coding sequence ATGAGCACAAGCGAGCGCCTCGATCTCGTCGTCACCGAAAGCTGCGCGCTGACACCGTCGATCAGGGCGCTGCGGCTCGCCGATCCAACGGGCGCGACGCTGCCCGGCTGGACGCCCGGTTCGCATGTCAAGGTGCGGCTGCCCGATGGCGATGAGCGCTCCTACTCCCTCGTCAATCACTGTGCCGATCGCACGGCCACCGCCGCCCCGCAGGCCTATCGTCTCGGCGTCAGGCTCGAGGAGGCAGGCCAGGGCGGATCGCGCCACATGCACGCCCTCAAGGCCGGCGATCGGGTCAGCCTGTCCCACCCGGCCAATCACTTCCCCCTGGAGCGCTGCGAACAGCCTGTCGTCCTCGTCGCCGGCGGCATCGGCGTGACGCCGATCCTGTCCATGGCGGCAACGCTTCAGGCGGAGGAGCGCCCCTACCGCTTTTTATATGCCGGCCGCAGCCGCGACCAGCTCGCCTTCCTGCCCGAGATCGAGGCGCTCGCCGGCCCGGCGCTGAGCCTGCATGCCGACGATGTCTCCGGCCTGTTCGACATCGCCGGCCTGATGGCTTCGCTGCGGGAGGAGCCGCTCTATCTGTGCGGGCCGACGCCGATGATCGAGGCGGCCATCACTGCTGCCAAGGCGCTCGGCTGGAGCGAGGGTCGGCTGCGCTTCGAGATCTTCGCCGCCCCGGTTCCGGTGGCTGGCGACCAGCCGTTCGAGGTCGTGCTCAAGAGCTCAGGCAGGCGCTATCAGATCCCCGCCGACAAGAGCATTCTCGATGTCCTGATCGAGGCCGGCGAGGACCCGCTGCATGATTGCAAGCGCGGCGATTGCGGCATCTGCCAGATCGGCGTGATCGAGGGCGTGCCCGACCACCGCGACTTCATCCTGTCCGATTCCGAGAAGGCGGCCGGCAAGCTGATGCAGATCTGCGTGTCGCGCGCGAAGACGCCGTCTCTCGTGCTTGATCTCTAG